GTTGAACCACCCATCGTTGAGTGTGAGCTTCTGAAGATGGGGCAACTCACCTACCTTATCCAATATGTCTTCCCAACAATAATCTTTGCTACAAAGATTTAATCTCTTGAGCGAATGGGGAAAGTTGATTACACACTTTCCAGTCAAAAAGCAATCCAAGGACTCAAGTTTAGTTAGACAATCGAGATTGCTCAAACAATACATCTCATCATCATGACACTGTTCCCAATTACGAAAAACCAATTCTTTTATATTGGGAATTTTTTTGATCACTTGTTCGCTACACTTGAAATCTAATATTGTCCCCAGCCATTGCAGATTTCCCAAAACAATGTCATCTTGGTCATTGGGAGGATCTGTGAGACGAAGCCATTCGACCTCAACATGCCTGATTTGAGGCATGTACCAAAAATCAGTTGGCGCAATAATAACCTCGCCGTCGTGAACAATTAGTGTTTGTAGATTCCAAAATCGCCATATTGAACTAGGAATATTCCCCTCTCCTCTTCTGAGACAATCTATATAAAGGAACCGTGAGTTAACTAATTGATCCAGGTGTCCAAATAAATTTTCTTCGTCCCATTCATCTCGAGTTGTTTTCACTATTCTCAACAAGCTCATATTGAGAGGTGATAGTTTTGGTCCAACATTCCACGTCAAACAACGAGCTTGCGACATAGGAGGCAAGACGCTTATGGCTACATTATCTGATGCGCTATTATAAAACCTCTCTTTTTGAGCTTCTCTCAAGCACAAGTCTCTCAACAAATCATGAATTTGGCACCACTTCTTTCCTTCAAGATTTCTAGTACTCCTTAAAACAAGATTTCTACCAATAAGGTCTTTTAAATACTCTTTTGCTATCTCTTCCAAGCTTTTCCCACTTACTGATTTCACAAATCCCTCTGCAACCCAATATTTAATGAGCTTTGAGATTTTAATCTTCTTATCTTCGGGAAAAACTCCCATATAGAGAAAACACGGTTTCAAATGTATTGGTAATTGCTTGTAACTCATGTATAATATTTTCAAGCAACATTCATCATCCTCTAAATTAATACTTGCATTCAAGTTTTCCCCTATGTATTCCCAAAACTTTCTTTCATGCTTTGATTTGGCCAAAAGGCCTCCCACCACAACAATTGACAATGGAAGTCCTTTGCAGCTTTTTCCAATCTTTTTTGCGATTTCCTCCAATTCAAGAGGGCAACCTTCTTTCCCAAACACAGTTTTGGAGAGAAGCTCCCAACTATGAGCCTCATCCAAAAGTTCCATCCCAAGGCTATTAGAGTTGGGTAATGTAGAAGCCAAATCCGATAGCCTTGTTGTCACCACTATTCTGCTGCCATTCTCGTTATTTGGAAAATAATTTCTAACTCTATCCCAAGCATCAAtgctccacatatcatccattaTAATTAGGTATCTTCTACCATAAAGATGTTTATACAATTTTTCTCCTAATTCATGCTCATTCAAATCGTCAGCAACTCCTATATTAAACTGACGAAGAACTACTGCAAAAATATCTCTAATGACGTATTCTTGAGAGATGGTAGCCCACGCACAAATATCAAAATGCTCCTT
The genomic region above belongs to Salvia miltiorrhiza cultivar Shanhuang (shh) chromosome 5, IMPLAD_Smil_shh, whole genome shotgun sequence and contains:
- the LOC130985045 gene encoding putative late blight resistance protein homolog R1C-3 produces the protein MASIEEEAKQIQGRVGVQHQLHTKSTPLDSSRSSSIPQQNSMVGADDVKLQLMDKLTSDLLHLQIIPIVGMGGSGKTTLARSVYEERLIKEHFDICAWATISQEYVIRDIFAVVLRQFNIGVADDLNEHELGEKLYKHLYGRRYLIIMDDMWSIDAWDRVRNYFPNNENGSRIVVTTRLSDLASTLPNSNSLGMELLDEAHSWELLSKTVFGKEGCPLELEEIAKKIGKSCKGLPLSIVVVGGLLAKSKHERKFWEYIGENLNASINLEDDECCLKILYMSYKQLPIHLKPCFLYMGVFPEDKKIKISKLIKYWVAEGFVKSVSGKSLEEIAKEYLKDLIGRNLVLRSTRNLEGKKWCQIHDLLRDLCLREAQKERFYNSASDNVAISVLPPMSQARCLTWNVGPKLSPLNMSLLRIVKTTRDEWDEENLFGHLDQLVNSRFLYIDCLRRGEGNIPSSIWRFWNLQTLIVHDGEVIIAPTDFWYMPQIRHVEVEWLRLTDPPNDQDDIVLGNLQWLGTILDFKCSEQVIKKIPNIKELVFRNWEQCHDDEMYCLSNLDCLTKLESLDCFLTGKCVINFPHSLKRLNLCSKDYCWEDILDKVGELPHLQKLTLNDGWFNKGKWETTEDQFRSLKFLALKDCSNLEIWEIESSHFPCLERLHLFGLKKLQEIPLDLVEIPTLREIVVRGCCDSAVVSAKRISEEHEDYYGEGALQVRVRLREKNDEGLMSLDSPNFRVNRF